The region TCCTTTTATTGGACGTCCACCAGTTAGTGCTCGCGCTGTCctctttttaaaatatttcgagtAAATTACGACAGTGTGTGAATAATGAATTAGTGAAAATTACCGAGactggataaaaaaaaaattaatatcgatACACgatttcaacattattttgcGGCAGCGGAGCGAATTAATGAATTACCTCTGCTTGGCTTATACTTGAGTTTCGTTAATGTTATGACGGATTTCATCTGTTCACATAAACAGCGTTGGATTGACGTTTCTCTTTGGGCTTAATCGTTAATGAATACCCTGCATACAGGTTGTTGTTAATCAGGTGCTCGCACTCTCAGCACTGCAGTAATTGAGGTACAACTTTGAAACGCTACTCAATTTGTGTAAAACCAGTGATTAGCGGAGATTCAAGAGTTCAATATTTATGATCGATTGCGGATAGTGAGGTGCACGTTCGTAAGGACGCTTGTCAACTAAATCGCTGTATAACTCACAGACGCGCTAATAACCGGTGCTATCCACTTATTAATCCTTTGCGTAAATACACCTGGCAGCCGAGCAAAACTGCCTCATAGACATCATCAATTTCAAGCGTAAATAAGAAGAACTTTAACTACCGTGTGAAACTCGTACCAAGAATCATAACAACACGCAAACGTACGATATTAGAGAACAGAAGACACGTGCGATCTCGTTTATCATATGCCGAAGACGAGTGACAGAGTTCTCATTAAACTCTCATCACTGAAATGATGgtgttcaaaaattgaataaaactgtgTTGAAAAATACTGCATTGCGCATGTATTTCAATTGGTAATCCGATTAAGGTATTTTAACATCTGTGGCACAGATTTGAACTCGTTAACTTcagctttaaaaaatttctaacaatTTCACACAGGGGACGAAATTTTGTAAGTATCTCGTACTAGttagaacaaaaatttatcctgatgtttgtcaattattttgctcttttcattttttcagaacaaaacaattaaaatttaatgacCTGAAACTgataaacattgaattttcaactcaCAAAAATGCGTTGAGTTATCGCCGGTTACGAAAACACGTTGATACTGATGAAACTTTATACGTACATGAAAcagaatcgtcaaaatttccCTATCGATTAAAAATGGAACTTTACACCGCAGTAAATCACCGACTGTACTGACTGCAATTACTTCTCATACCTGCGTTAATATTAGCCATTACACGCCACATACGAATCTGAGGGAATTACGTAAAAATCAAGAGGTCAACGAAAATTAATCTCACTTTGTCccatttaaattatttcacctcTTTAAACTTTATCTCCGTGTTTTAATCCACCAAGTTCCACAGTGTTGTGCAAACGAAATACTACGATCTACACGACTGCAGATATCGTTATACTGAGTATTTGAACGTAGTAAACTAGACCGGTGATTACGGCTGTTTAATCATCTCTACTTTTCAGTGTTGTCAATAAAGCAAGGAATTGcatgtacgtaggtatatgaTCGTAACAGCCAGATGTGAAATCATACCGCGCCTCAAATGTGTATACGTTAgatgttattcaaatatttatccgACAATTCTGAAGACTACGAAAATTGACTCGTGTCAATTCGAATGAACCACATTCGTTGTTAGCCTAAGAATGCCATTGCAACATATTAAGATGCAATTAAAGCGATACCAAATAGCGTTGAATCAAttccaattcatttttttcttgatccAAGGTTGACTGattattgataattaaaaCCTGCTACATATAATTAATGATGACACGAAAAGTAAATGAATACTCGAATCACCCAGAAAATGATATCAACAATGTAACCGCATGTTGATAATGTTAtcaagaataagaagaaaccACAAGCTGCATTCCGTTTCGAATCGTGCAGTGTTCAAGTacatttacaaatatttgtcGGCGTattaaatcgaattttcacTTACGCACTTAACTACAATTGCACCACAATTTGTCGAGGTGGTCGAATTGTAAGTCCAACATTAGAACCGCGAATGCGGTTGTAGGCATACGAagctgttttaaaaaattagcaTCACTTAAATTTCGGCTAGGCCACGGACACCGTTCAAAAATGTCGACTAACTTTTATACCttcttgaaaaaaagaaaacaatttggAAATCCCGATTATACATTACGAACAAACTGTGCGTGCGAAATGTTTTGAGCCGTCTTTTAAGGCTGCTTCACGACGTCTAACTATAAGTCGCAGAGCAAACAATTAATGGGCGATTGAATACCctcaattatacatacatgttcGAAGAATAGAATCAGTCTGTTATTTCGAAAGATGGTGCCTCGGGAATAAGATTATGATTAAATATACGCTACCTCTTGTACACGTAAATATTTTAGTACTGTATCTGAGTCTCTAAAACCTTCAAGACTGACCACTTCGGtgcaaattgaaataagaTGGGGCACAAAAACAAGGACCCAGCTTCCGGAGAAATTGCGCATTCCGTGTATTCGAACAGATTCCAAGTCAAATTTTCTGACttacatttcaaaaaatgcTCTGCTCACTGGCAAAGCCCTGTGAATACTGAAACCAGGAGCTTCACGTCGTAAACAGAACAAAGCTGatcgtgagaaaaatcttcaCTTTGATAAGATATGTATGTTATGACGGATCATAATCAGGGGTACGAAGAGTCGAAAAGCATTCGTGCTTGTAGGCTGTAGCTGACAGAAAGTGACATCGCAGTAAGACATTTACGATTTTGAAACCCAGCTGTGACAGAATGAGCATCCTTCTTTTTTATGGAGTCACTAATCTATTTGCGTCGTCAATTTGCTCACAGATTCATCGGGATGGAGGACAAGTTTCAGAACAGAAACGCTGAGGATGGCGCAGCAGATAACAATGATCCGAACCATAGAAAATCTCCGTTAACATTGAACGTCTCCGGTCTTTGGGACGTCGTTCCCAGGCTTGACCATTACAGgtgtgttgtttatttttcgaattacaaGTAAATTCGTTAAACTAaccattttcacttttctttacTGCAGATTGAGCAGAAGAGCTAAACGGCCGTCGCTGAGCGATTTGCACGAAGAAAATCCCATAAAGGTCAGTAATAAACTGTTCCCTTGTTACTGGATTCGTTCGATATCATTAAGTCAAAGTTACGTTAGAGTCAGAAGTTAGCCCTCTTAATCAGGATAAACTAGCGTTGCAAAGATTACAGGGCCCAACCTTAAAATATTACACGCGTAAGGTTCGCATGCGCCTAATTGAATCTAAAGAGCAATTAATTTGCGGGCAGGTTCATTAACGAGCCAAACATTTTTCGCGGAATAGTGACGGATGGCGTGAACTGGAACGATTGGGAAATGGTCAGATTGGTGTGGTTCAAACCGGTGCATTTACGATCTTTCTCAGcgcatttttattgtttaattGTCGCTAGCTTGCACAAGATACGACTAACAGCACATGTGTGACCTCACTCATGCTTCCAGACACATGTTCAAAAGATAATCGTGTTCAAAATGAATGTCCTTAAACAGTGACGAGCACGACCGTTATCGTTTTCTaccaaaatttaatttttcatatctaATTTACATCTTTATCAACTTTGGTATTGCGCGTGCCAATACAAACGTTGGGTATTGTCGCCGATCAACACCGATGAACATCTACCTTGAATAAGGTTATCTGAAATCTTACCATGCATCGTTCAGCGCATGTTTGGCGAGCGAATATGGAGTGTCGGCAGGTTTTGTTGCTCTCATGCTCGTCGTGTTCTTTGAGGATTATTCagagaatattgaaaaatttgattcaccTTTCATGGTTCTCAAAGGATCACGGGATATCGTATATATTCCAAGGAATGGCTGCAACCGAGACGTCGAATGTGTCGCCGATTCGTATCACGTAGAATCGGAATTCAAACAACGTAAACATCATCGCTGACCTGAATACGACACTGTGAAAAATACCTACGgtaaaatctttgaaaaacaGCAGTGCAAAGTAAATTGAACGAGGAACAATTAACTACTGTAGTACAGTGCAATagtgataaaagttatgcaCCATTTGTCAATCAGCCAAAAAATTACCAGTGTTCCATTCTCCACCCTTCGCCAATATCTCCGTGGCTTACATAGGTACttactagttttttttttttttgccgtcGGTTTTCTACCGCACTGCTCAGCCGTTCAATCATCACTCCGGAAGAGAAGTCGTTAACTTATACAACGCTGCAGACGCCGTGATTCTCGCAACTTTGAATTCAACTTCCCGAACCGAAGTCTTGAAAGTCTAGTCGTTAAGGTGAAACACGTAGCAATTTATACCTGAGTGGTGGTGAAAACGAAAGAAGTCAAGCATAAGAAACTGATTAATTATACACGCTAATTAAAACATACCAGTCGGCAAACgctgaatttttaattagcATTTGATACGTAGCGCAATATAAAAGAGCTTTCGTGACGATATCGGGTgtttaattattgatttttcgttttcagtgATTAGGTAATTACCGTAAGTATACTTCACTGATCCAACTGATCAGTTAATTAAATTACTCGCGTTATCTAACGAAAAGTAAATAAAGTCTTATCTTCTCCATCGTTGTATGGAATCGAAGCCCAAGGGATATTACAAAAAGCAATTATTCGTATAgcaaattattattagcattttttttcttttgtgttGCATAACCCCTTGCAATTACCGTATTAAATGTTACGCCTCTCCTCAACGTGAAGGTATCATTGTCACGTTATTACGGTGTGTAACGAGGCATAGCCTGAAATTTACTCATGTGTACACGAGAAATTCGCAAACGAACACGTGAAAGGATAATGCGAGAAGCGATCTGTCTGCAAAGTTTGATTTgaccaattaaaaaaaagttcaataaCTCCTAATTTTGTTTACTCAGACAGCAgcgattgaaataaattcacagACTGCAGGccgtaaaaaacaaaataaatttgtttaccCAGAAGTGCCGGCGCGTGTATTGAAGTAGGTAGAAAATTGCCTTCATTCACCCTAAtgcataaataaaatttcccgATGGTGTAATTCACGATGCGATATATTTTCCACAATCGCGAAAGTAGCGCTTATTTTTTTGCCTACAGTCGTATGATTAAtctaaaatttcaacaaattggGCATCTTTGTCTAACGACAAAATACAAACCTTGGAATCAATCGATTAGTTTTCACAATATATTGGATAGATTCAAACCTATTGTAACTCACAACAAGGTTGGTTAAATACTATCTTTCGTCTTTAGATATTTTTGCGTTTATGAGATCAGAATCAGTTTAGGGGGATTTTTCCGCAACATACTGAAGCAAAGGTTTTGTTTTCCAGGACACAAACGTTGAGACAGGACAGCCGAACGGCGGAGCGAAACCTTTTGAGGGAATAAAATTGGGATGGATTCAAGGGGTCCTAATACCATGCCTCCTCAATATCTGGGGTGTGATGCTTTTTCTGCGTCTATCCTGGGTTGTAGCGCAAGCCGGGATCCTCCAGAGCCTCATCATCATTGCAATATCAGCGGTGGTCTGCGTCATTACAACGCTGAGTCTCAGCGCGATTAGTACGAACGGAGAAGTTAAGGGAGGTGAGGTCGTTATCTTAGGCTGTCTCTATTTTCCCACACGTGTATCCTTTTGCTGCGTACGGTGACTCGAGTTAACGTAAATTGAAAGCACTGATTGCATATTGAATCTTGACGGAAGCTATAACCCGTTCATTTATGCGGATACAGAATTCGCATATTCATGAACCGTCCATGTGATTCTAACAGCAAGTCTTGCTTTTCATTAATCCATTACAAACATTCTATTCAAGTCATTGACTTTACCAAATACCAATCCATGAACCACGAAGCTAGTTTGGGGGCGGGAGGGATTCGATGAAAGGCTACGTAGTTCATGGACAACCTGTAAGATTCCTTCCACTTGTTTCAGGGGGTATTTATTACATCATATCGAGATCTCTGGGTCCTGAATTCGGGGCATCAGTCGGCATCGTCTTCGCGTTTGCAAATGCTGTGGCAGCCTCTATGAACACGATCGGATTCTGCGACTCGCTGAACGATCTGCTGAAGGAAAATGGCCTTCAGATCACGGGCGATACCACAAACGACGTCAGGCTAGTCGGAGTCATTGCTGTCCTAGTCATGATCTTGATATGTGCTGTTGGCATGGAATGGGAATCCAAGGCACGCGTGTTAATATAACCAGTTTTCGCCAACATCTAGCGATTACATTTACCAGAAAATTTTCGGCCAGACAATTATTGAcaagtacatttttttcaggcaCAAAATTTCTTGATCGCTATCATTGTAGCCGCAATAGCCGACTTCATCATCGGAACTATTATCGGCCCGAGTAGTCAGGAACAAGTGGCGCAAGGTTTCGCTGGATTTTCATGTGAGACAGTGAGCTAAATTTAACGGTGCAATTATGACAATATAATTAACGCTTCGAATCGTACTCACAATGGATGCTCCCGCTCCTTACAGCGGAGGTCTTCATGAGAAACTGGGTGCCAGATTACCGTTATTCCGAAAACAAAGATCAAACATTCTTTTCGGTATTCGCCATTTTCTTCCCCTCCGTGACGGGCATCCAGGCTGGGGCAAATATTTCCGGTGACTTGAGAGACCCGGCGAAGAGCATCCCCAAAGGAACGTTGCTGGCTCTGCTCATCTCTATGATCAGCTACGCCACGTTCGTACTTTTTGCCGGTGGTGCAGCCCTGAGGGATGCAAGTGGAGAAGTGTTCAATGGAACTATCGTTGAATGCACCAACTGTACTTACGGGCTTCACAACAGTTACTCGGTTAGTGAGATTTCCATTTTGTGTGGACTGCTCAGACATCTCGAAGCGTGCTGTACCTACCAACGTTATAGAATAAAATGTAACTGGTATTCTCGCGTTATTTCTTTCAGGTGATGCAACTAATGTCCGTCTGGGGTCCGTTCATTTATGCCGGGTGCTTCGCAGCCACACTATCCACAGCTCTTACCAATTTGCTCTCCGTTCCTCGACTAATTCAAGCACTGGGAATCGATAGAATATATCCTGGGTTAATATTCTTCAGCAAGGGTTACGGCAAAGCTGGAGAACCGTACAGGGGTTACGTCTTAACCTTTTTGGTCGCATCGCTTTTCGTTCTCATTGGTAAAAGCagcgttatgaatttttaaacggtCCCTGGCACGTCTGGAAAATTCTAAcacatattttgcaatttcagcAAATTTGAACGCGATTGCACCACTCATTTCGAACTTCTACCTCGCTTCGTACGCGCTTATTAACTTCTGTACCTTCCACGCTGCTCTCGTGAGGCCGTTGGGATGGAGGCCAACCTTTAAGGTAGGTAAAGAAAACGCTTGTCAATctttataatattaaattgtaGAACTCTGAGTGAACGTCTAATACCTATTACAGTACTACAACACCTGGTTATCTTTGGCGGGCTTCATATTGTGCGTGGCCATCATGTTCCTCATTGACTACATCATGTCACTCATAAccttcgttattattttcgcTCTCTACCTTATCGTGGTCTATCGGAAGCCGGATGTCAACTGGGGCAGCAGCACTCAAGCTCAAACCTACAAAACCGCATTATCAATAGTTTATAGGTACGTGTTAATTGCCACAATCGCATTAATTTGAAGattgaaatatgttttcaaatttagagCCTCGAAGATGTTCTCCTTGGTCGGAGATTTCGACGTTTAATCGACCGTTCTTATCGATTACAGACTAAATTCAACCGATGAGCACGTGAAAAATTAT is a window of Neodiprion fabricii isolate iyNeoFabr1 chromosome 6, iyNeoFabr1.1, whole genome shotgun sequence DNA encoding:
- the LOC124184661 gene encoding bumetanide-sensitive sodium-(potassium)-chloride cotransporter isoform X5; this translates as MLFLRLSWVVAQAGILQSLIIIAISAVVCVITTLSLSAISTNGEVKGGGIYYIISRSLGPEFGASVGIVFAFANAVAASMNTIGFCDSLNDLLKENGLQITGDTTNDVRLVGVIAVLVMILICAVGMEWESKAQNFLIAIIVAAIADFIIGTIIGPSSQEQVAQGFAGFSSEVFMRNWVPDYRYSENKDQTFFSVFAIFFPSVTGIQAGANISGDLRDPAKSIPKGTLLALLISMISYATFVLFAGGAALRDASGEVFNGTIVECTNCTYGLHNSYSVMQLMSVWGPFIYAGCFAATLSTALTNLLSVPRLIQALGIDRIYPGLIFFSKGYGKAGEPYRGYVLTFLVASLFVLIANLNAIAPLISNFYLASYALINFCTFHAALVRPLGWRPTFKYYNTWLSLAGFILCVAIMFLIDYIMSLITFVIIFALYLIVVYRKPDVNWGSSTQAQTYKTALSIVYRLNSTDEHVKNYAPQILALSGQPSTRPPLLHLANLITKNNSLLLCGEIHPTRLSYRIRSTHLRAGYAWLHRHRIKAFYHVVESIGLETGASALMQAAGVGRLAPNVVLMGYKRHWASCERRELQEYFNVLHNAFDNRMAVAILRIADGLDCSVPGHGVSDDQEPQALAQSSYDLAGNALMHADSDLSISTAISRVHSVPSIATQYTPNDNVSLKSVPNNGSVRDQLKNKKKITTDKLLIGNGISTAPEYMTIFQKKHKNGVLDVWWLYDDGGLTILLPYIISTRANWESCKMRIFALANHKQEIAAEEKEMAEIMDKFRIKYTSLKMVDDISVEPQPETQRFFDTLISGFREKDGVNNTDYTVTETELQNLRDKTNRQLRLRELLLENSSESTFVVMSLPMPRKSAVSAALYMAWLETLTRDMPPTLLVRGNHTSVLTFYS
- the LOC124184661 gene encoding bumetanide-sensitive sodium-(potassium)-chloride cotransporter isoform X4, whose amino-acid sequence is MEDKFQNRNAEDGAADNNDPNHRKSPLTLNVSGLWDVVPRLDHYRLSRRAKRPSLSDLHEENPIKDTNVETGQPNGGAKPFEGIKLGWIQGVLIPCLLNIWGVMLFLRLSWVVAQAGILQSLIIIAISAVVCVITTLSLSAISTNGEVKGGGIYYIISRSLGPEFGASVGIVFAFANAVAASMNTIGFCDSLNDLLKENGLQITGDTTNDVRLVGVIAVLVMILICAVGMEWESKAQNFLIAIIVAAIADFIIGTIIGPSSQEQVAQGFAGFSSEVFMRNWVPDYRYSENKDQTFFSVFAIFFPSVTGIQAGANISGDLRDPAKSIPKGTLLALLISMISYATFVLFAGGAALRDASGEVFNGTIVECTNCTYGLHNSYSVMQLMSVWGPFIYAGCFAATLSTALTNLLSVPRLIQALGIDRIYPGLIFFSKGYGKAGEPYRGYVLTFLVASLFVLIANLNAIAPLISNFYLASYALINFCTFHAALVRPLGWRPTFKYYNTWLSLAGFILCVAIMFLIDYIMSLITFVIIFALYLIVVYRKPDVNWGSSTQAQTYKTALSIVYRLNSTDEHVKNYAPQILALSGQPSTRPPLLHLANLITKNNSLLLCGEIHPTRLSYRIRSTHLRAGYAWLHRHRIKAFYHVVESIGLETGASALMQAAGVGRLAPNVVLMGYKRHWASCERRELQEYFNVLHNAFDNRMAVAILRIADGLDCSVPGHGVSDDQEPQALAQSSYDLAGNALMHADSDLSISTAISRVHSVPSIATQYTPNDNVSLKSVPNNGSVRDQLKNKKKITTDKLLIGNGISTAPEYMTIFQKKHKNGVLDVWWLYDDGGLTILLPYIISTRANWESCKMRIFALANHKQEIAAEEKEMAEIMDKFRIKYTSLKMVDDISVEPQPETQRFFDTLISGFREKDGVNNTDYTVTETELQNLRDKTNRQLRLRELLLENSSESTFVVMSLPMPRKSAVSAALYMAWLETLTRDMPPTLLVRGNHTSVLTFYS
- the LOC124184661 gene encoding bumetanide-sensitive sodium-(potassium)-chloride cotransporter isoform X2, whose translation is MTKKLFSAWGWREANAATNGRRRVFIGMEDKFQNRNAEDGAADNNDPNHRKSPLTLNVSGLWDVVPRLDHYRLSRRAKRPSLSDLHEENPIKDTNVETGQPNGGAKPFEGIKLGWIQGVLIPCLLNIWGVMLFLRLSWVVAQAGILQSLIIIAISAVVCVITTLSLSAISTNGEVKGGGIYYIISRSLGPEFGASVGIVFAFANAVAASMNTIGFCDSLNDLLKENGLQITGDTTNDVRLVGVIAVLVMILICAVGMEWESKAQNFLIAIIVAAIADFIIGTIIGPSSQEQVAQGFAGFSSEVFMRNWVPDYRYSENKDQTFFSVFAIFFPSVTGIQAGANISGDLRDPAKSIPKGTLLALLISMISYATFVLFAGGAALRDASGEVFNGTIVECTNCTYGLHNSYSVMQLMSVWGPFIYAGCFAATLSTALTNLLSVPRLIQALGIDRIYPGLIFFSKGYGKAGEPYRGYVLTFLVASLFVLIANLNAIAPLISNFYLASYALINFCTFHAALVRPLGWRPTFKYYNTWLSLAGFILCVAIMFLIDYIMSLITFVIIFALYLIVVYRKPDVNWGSSTQAQTYKTALSIVYRLNSTDEHVKNYAPQILALSGQPSTRPPLLHLANLITKNNSLLLCGEIHPTRLSYRIRSTHLRAGYAWLHRHRIKAFYHVVESIGLETGASALMQAAGVGRLAPNVVLMGYKRHWASCERRELQEYFNVLHNAFDNRMAVAILRIADGLDCSVPGHGVSDDQEPQALAQSSYDLAGNALMHADSDLSISTAISRVHSVPSIATQYTPNDNVSLKSVPNNGSVRDQLKNKKKITTDKLLIGNGISTAPEYMTIFQKKHKNGVLDVWWLYDDGGLTILLPYIISTRANWESCKMRIFALANHKQEIAAEEKEMAEIMDKFRIKYTSLKMVDDISVEPQPETQRFFDTLISGFREKDGVNNTDYTVTETELQNLRDKTNRQLRLRELLLENSSESTFVVMSLPMPRKSAVSAALYMAWLETLTRDMPPTLLVRGNHTSVLTFYS
- the LOC124184661 gene encoding bumetanide-sensitive sodium-(potassium)-chloride cotransporter isoform X1 → MYIYVCVFGYRVRMAEKISVLLSTFLDRFIGMEDKFQNRNAEDGAADNNDPNHRKSPLTLNVSGLWDVVPRLDHYRLSRRAKRPSLSDLHEENPIKDTNVETGQPNGGAKPFEGIKLGWIQGVLIPCLLNIWGVMLFLRLSWVVAQAGILQSLIIIAISAVVCVITTLSLSAISTNGEVKGGGIYYIISRSLGPEFGASVGIVFAFANAVAASMNTIGFCDSLNDLLKENGLQITGDTTNDVRLVGVIAVLVMILICAVGMEWESKAQNFLIAIIVAAIADFIIGTIIGPSSQEQVAQGFAGFSSEVFMRNWVPDYRYSENKDQTFFSVFAIFFPSVTGIQAGANISGDLRDPAKSIPKGTLLALLISMISYATFVLFAGGAALRDASGEVFNGTIVECTNCTYGLHNSYSVMQLMSVWGPFIYAGCFAATLSTALTNLLSVPRLIQALGIDRIYPGLIFFSKGYGKAGEPYRGYVLTFLVASLFVLIANLNAIAPLISNFYLASYALINFCTFHAALVRPLGWRPTFKYYNTWLSLAGFILCVAIMFLIDYIMSLITFVIIFALYLIVVYRKPDVNWGSSTQAQTYKTALSIVYRLNSTDEHVKNYAPQILALSGQPSTRPPLLHLANLITKNNSLLLCGEIHPTRLSYRIRSTHLRAGYAWLHRHRIKAFYHVVESIGLETGASALMQAAGVGRLAPNVVLMGYKRHWASCERRELQEYFNVLHNAFDNRMAVAILRIADGLDCSVPGHGVSDDQEPQALAQSSYDLAGNALMHADSDLSISTAISRVHSVPSIATQYTPNDNVSLKSVPNNGSVRDQLKNKKKITTDKLLIGNGISTAPEYMTIFQKKHKNGVLDVWWLYDDGGLTILLPYIISTRANWESCKMRIFALANHKQEIAAEEKEMAEIMDKFRIKYTSLKMVDDISVEPQPETQRFFDTLISGFREKDGVNNTDYTVTETELQNLRDKTNRQLRLRELLLENSSESTFVVMSLPMPRKSAVSAALYMAWLETLTRDMPPTLLVRGNHTSVLTFYS
- the LOC124184661 gene encoding bumetanide-sensitive sodium-(potassium)-chloride cotransporter isoform X3; this encodes MVSEVLPVGILLLDVHQFIGMEDKFQNRNAEDGAADNNDPNHRKSPLTLNVSGLWDVVPRLDHYRLSRRAKRPSLSDLHEENPIKDTNVETGQPNGGAKPFEGIKLGWIQGVLIPCLLNIWGVMLFLRLSWVVAQAGILQSLIIIAISAVVCVITTLSLSAISTNGEVKGGGIYYIISRSLGPEFGASVGIVFAFANAVAASMNTIGFCDSLNDLLKENGLQITGDTTNDVRLVGVIAVLVMILICAVGMEWESKAQNFLIAIIVAAIADFIIGTIIGPSSQEQVAQGFAGFSSEVFMRNWVPDYRYSENKDQTFFSVFAIFFPSVTGIQAGANISGDLRDPAKSIPKGTLLALLISMISYATFVLFAGGAALRDASGEVFNGTIVECTNCTYGLHNSYSVMQLMSVWGPFIYAGCFAATLSTALTNLLSVPRLIQALGIDRIYPGLIFFSKGYGKAGEPYRGYVLTFLVASLFVLIANLNAIAPLISNFYLASYALINFCTFHAALVRPLGWRPTFKYYNTWLSLAGFILCVAIMFLIDYIMSLITFVIIFALYLIVVYRKPDVNWGSSTQAQTYKTALSIVYRLNSTDEHVKNYAPQILALSGQPSTRPPLLHLANLITKNNSLLLCGEIHPTRLSYRIRSTHLRAGYAWLHRHRIKAFYHVVESIGLETGASALMQAAGVGRLAPNVVLMGYKRHWASCERRELQEYFNVLHNAFDNRMAVAILRIADGLDCSVPGHGVSDDQEPQALAQSSYDLAGNALMHADSDLSISTAISRVHSVPSIATQYTPNDNVSLKSVPNNGSVRDQLKNKKKITTDKLLIGNGISTAPEYMTIFQKKHKNGVLDVWWLYDDGGLTILLPYIISTRANWESCKMRIFALANHKQEIAAEEKEMAEIMDKFRIKYTSLKMVDDISVEPQPETQRFFDTLISGFREKDGVNNTDYTVTETELQNLRDKTNRQLRLRELLLENSSESTFVVMSLPMPRKSAVSAALYMAWLETLTRDMPPTLLVRGNHTSVLTFYS